The Thamnophis elegans isolate rThaEle1 chromosome Z, rThaEle1.pri, whole genome shotgun sequence genome contains a region encoding:
- the SLX1A gene encoding structure-specific endonuclease subunit SLX1: MVVEVCGFFGVYLLYCTNPRYQGRIYIGFTVNPERRIDQHNGGKRCGGAWKTSGRGPWDMVLIVHGFPSDVAALRFEWAWQHPHSSRRLNHVTRRKTRERQFDFHLRVLAHMLQTAPWCRLPLTIRWLKQQYCREFPPGLEPPLHMPIAFGPVRAVKDTKRAEPSSPEEQVMTTKHCSVCLKTFQDGDKDIPLHCFHPTCTMAAHIFCLSHLFLEKEPNHILPIEGQCPGCKNLILWGDLIRHHKGCYGNIEADPTSSQKHWADELQP, encoded by the exons ATGGTGGTGGAAGTATGTGGCTTCTTTGGGGTATATCTACTATACTGCACCAATCCCCGTTACCAGGGGAGGATCTACATTGGTTTCACTGTCAATCCCGAACGACGCATAGACCAACACAATGGTGGGAAGCGGTGTGGTGGGGCCTGGAAGACGAGTGGACGTGGGCCATG GGACATGGTGTTGATTGTTCATGGTTTCCCCTCTGATGTAGCTGCTTTGCGC TTTGAATGGGCCTGGCAACACCCTCACTCGTCCCGCCGTCTCAACCATGTCACCCGCCGCAAAACACGGGAGCGTCAGTTTGACTTCCACTTGCGTGTCTTAGCCCACATGCTGCAAACTGCCCCATGGTGCCGTCTGCCCCTCACCATACGATGGCTCAAGCAGCAGTACTGCCGAGAGTTCCCCCCAGGCTTGGAACCTCCCTTGCACATGCCCATAGCCTTTGGGCCAGTTCGAGCTGTCAAAGACACTAAGCGTGCTGAACCATCATCTCCAGAGGAACAAGTGATGACCACAAAGCATTGTAGTGTCTGTCTGAAGACTTTTCAG GATGGGGATAAGGACATTCCCTTGCACTGTTTTCACCCAACTTGTACCATGGCTGCTCATATATTTTGCCTGTCTCATCTTTTCCTGGAAAAGGAACCTAATCATATCCTGCCCATCGAAGGACAGTGCCCGGG CTGCAAAAATCTTATCCTTTGGGGAGATCTGATTCGTCATCATAAAGGTTGCTATGGTAACATAGAGGCCGATCCCACCTCCTCTCAG AAACACTGGGCTGATGAACTGCAACCATGA
- the BOLA2B gene encoding bolA-like protein 2 isoform X2, with translation MEPSRTLSAEALRERLLQGLEAEHVEVEDTTPGRCATSFKVLVVSPCFRGKALLQRHRVPMIKIGHFTTSGELQVLQHPVVT, from the exons ATGGAGCCGTCCAGAACTCTCAGCGCGGAGGCCCTTCGCGAGAGGCTGCTTCAGGGACTCGAGGCCGAGCACGTG GAGGTAGAGGATACTACTCCTGGGCGCTGTGCTACAAGCTTCAAAGTTTTGGTAGTTTCTCCATGTTTCCGAGGAAAAGCACTGTTACAACGACATCG tgtccccatgatCAAGATTGGGCACTTTACAACTAGTGGGGAATTACAagtgttgcagcatcctgtggtcacatga
- the BOLA2B gene encoding bolA-like protein 2 isoform X1, whose amino-acid sequence MEPSRTLSAEALRERLLQGLEAEHVEVEDTTPGRCATSFKVLVVSPCFRGKALLQRHRLVNELLSEELKLIHAFEQRTLTPEQWEKEQEAK is encoded by the exons ATGGAGCCGTCCAGAACTCTCAGCGCGGAGGCCCTTCGCGAGAGGCTGCTTCAGGGACTCGAGGCCGAGCACGTG GAGGTAGAGGATACTACTCCTGGGCGCTGTGCTACAAGCTTCAAAGTTTTGGTAGTTTCTCCATGTTTCCGAGGAAAAGCACTGTTACAACGACATCG ACTAGTCAATGAACTCTTATCTGAAGAGCTGAAGCTTATTCATGCATTCGAGCAGAGAACACTGACTCCTGAACAGTGGGAAAAGGAACAAGAAGCTAAGTGA